The Deltaproteobacteria bacterium genome segment ATTGGCGATTTGGGGCGTTGTCGAAAAAAGCTACGTTGTCTTGAAATCCCTTCTCACGTTCGGCGTGATTTTCCTTGCCTCGCTTCTCATCATAACCGTCAATAAGCTCATACCCGTTCATCGAGAAAAAAAGGAGAATGGGAGAAGGGGAACAGCGCAGCATAAAGAGGAACGCTGGAGGGAACACAAAGGGACCACCTATTTCAGGGGAGATACAAGGCCATTGTCGTGGGCTGTGATACTTACGTATTGGAGCTCAGCCGTGATGTATATCTCAATCCACTGAGGGCAAGCATTGCGGAACGGCCAGAGGAGTATCCCTACAACAGCTATCGATCATATAATCTCCCAAGACAAAGAGGACATTCACAGGGACCAAGATCTCTTTATCCTTATCGCTAAATTGTTAGTCAAACCAGTACCAAATGTGTAGGAATTACCTAATCTTGTAACAAAATAGATGTGATAGACCAGCCCCGCACAAGGGGCTTTTTTACTGCCCATCCCCTTTTCCAAACCCAAATACCACTAAAAAATGGGGAAGGGGTAGGGTGAATGCTCATCGGTGCTTGATTATCTGTGTTGCCTTCAGATAACCCCGGTCATAGACGTAATGTACGGTGACCTTCTCACCTTTATAGGGGTACCGAGGGGGCTGGTAGATGGTGCGCCATCCCACCCAAAAGGTATATCTCTTGCCGGTATTAAAGCTTTTGACCCATATCGTTCCCCGAGGGATCGCCTCAATGTTGACGCCGATAATCTTTCCATAGACAGCATTGGGGCCGATTTCCTTGGCGGCCGTCCTCTTTTTCACGACTTTTCCGACGGGGTAAGTGTGCAGTAGGAAAGCGGCGGTGAGGATTATGCCCAGCACGACCGCTGCCGCTGTGAGGAGTTGTCTTTTGGTCAGGCCGGAACGGCGGGTGCTTTTTTTCTTCGTTCGTGTGGTACGCTTTTTTGCGCTTTTGCTCCTCTTTATATCTACCTCCCCAAAAGCTGTTTGAGCCTTTATAGCAAACCGACTCGAGGATGTCAAAACACCCCATCGAGGAGCAAACGCGAGGTCAGGCCTTGACATGCGCGCACAAGGAGGTTGGCAGGATGTGTGTCTTTGGCTACAATGAGGTAATAACGGAGTTGTTCAGGGTATGAATGTTCTGAAAATCCTGCTAATTATTATTGCCATCCTCTATATTATCAGCCCCGTTGATTTGCTTCCCGATGTCCTTATCCCTTGGGGCTGGCTTGACGACGGGACCCTTTTAGCGCTTTTGATCTATTACCTCAAGCGGGGGAGGCTGCCGGCCTTTTTCTCCTGGTGGAGACGGCCCTCAGGGGCTGATCAGGATCAACAGAGACGGTCTGAGGACGCGGGCAGGTTCGAACGAGAACGGGAGACGCAGGCCGGTTCCAAAGATCCGTATGAGATTCTCGGTGTTGCGCCCGGTGCCAGCCGCGAGGAAATACGATCTGCCTATCGCCGAGCCGCTCAGGCGTACCACCCTGATAAGGTCTCTCATCTCGGCCCGGAACTGCAGCAGCTGGCCAAGAAAAAGTTTATCGAGATTCAAGAAGCTTATGAAAAACTTATGGGCAGAGGTGGTTGATGATGTGGCTTGCGATGCTTTTGCACTTTAACGGAGCCCCATGATACATCGATCGGGATTATTCGAACCATTTCGGAATTTCTGGGCAGAAATTCTGGGGACATAATAATACTTATTTTGATGTCTTAGAGAACAAAAGCGGGGACAGGTTGCAATATAGCATTTTTGATGTCAAGTTCATCTAAAAGCACTGAGAATAGTCTTCCCTTCTTCCAAAACCAACCGCAACTCCTCTCTGTCCCTCCAAATGTTAGCGTAACAGGGTAACGTTGCACACCGGCAAAAGCAAAAGGTGCATATCATGGTTCCCCCTCGACATACCGGTGACTTTCCCTTATACTGCCTTCTCCAAAGAAAAACCAGAAGGAAGACCATGCAGAATTTGAAACAACGCTGGAGGGCTGAGGGGGGCTACCGGGAGGTCCTTGTCATCGCGACCCCCCTGATCCTGAGCACAGGGGCCTGGTCTGTCCAGCACTTTGTCGACAGGATGTTTCTCTCCTGGTACTCGCCTCAGGCCATCGCGGCTGCCATGCCTGCAGGTATGGTCAACTTCACCGTCATGAGCCTCTTTCTTGGCACGGCCAGCTACGTGAGCACCTTTGTCGCCCAGTACTACGGTGCCGGACGATTCGCCAGGATCGGCCCTGTCCTCTGGCAGGGGGTATATGTATCGCTGCTCGGAGGGCTTGTCCTGATCTGCCTCATCCCCTTTGCATGGCCCATCTTTCGCCTCGTGGGGCATGACCCGCTTGTGCAGCGCTGTGAGGTACAGTATTTTCAAATCCTCTGTCTTGGTGGCGGCCCGTTTATCGCCTCTTCGGCCCTGGCGGGGTTCTTTTCCGGCAGGGGCAGACCCTGGCCGGTGATGTGGGTCAATACCTTCTCCACTGCCGTGAATCTTGTCATGGACTACGCCCTGATATTCGGCGAATGGGGGTTTCATGAGCTGGGGATCAAGGGCGCGGCCATCGCCACCGTGCTCTCAGGTATCTTCTCATTTCTCGTATACGTGGCCCTTATATCCAAAAGGACCCATGCCACAACCTACCATACCCTCAAGGGCTGGAGGCCGGAGAGAGAACTATTTGTGCGGCTTCTGCGGTTTGGATTTCCTTCCGGTGTGCAG includes the following:
- a CDS encoding DnaJ domain-containing protein, producing the protein MNVLKILLIIIAILYIISPVDLLPDVLIPWGWLDDGTLLALLIYYLKRGRLPAFFSWWRRPSGADQDQQRRSEDAGRFERERETQAGSKDPYEILGVAPGASREEIRSAYRRAAQAYHPDKVSHLGPELQQLAKKKFIEIQEAYEKLMGRGG
- a CDS encoding MATE family efflux transporter, whose amino-acid sequence is MQNLKQRWRAEGGYREVLVIATPLILSTGAWSVQHFVDRMFLSWYSPQAIAAAMPAGMVNFTVMSLFLGTASYVSTFVAQYYGAGRFARIGPVLWQGVYVSLLGGLVLICLIPFAWPIFRLVGHDPLVQRCEVQYFQILCLGGGPFIASSALAGFFSGRGRPWPVMWVNTFSTAVNLVMDYALIFGEWGFHELGIKGAAIATVLSGIFSFLVYVALISKRTHATTYHTLKGWRPERELFVRLLRFGFPSGVQFFLDMTGFTLFILLVGRLGTVNLAATNIAFNINTLAFMPMIGCGIAVSVLVGQYLGSDRPDLAERSAYSGFHLTFLYMTSIAAAYVLVPDLFVAPFAARANPEGIADIYGLAVILLRFVAIYSVFDTMNIIFASAIKGAGDTRFVMVMMLFIPVFALVIPAYVTIVLLGYGLMVAWVIASIYAIILGFAFYFRFRGGKWKTMRVIEQPRGDLLPE